CTCCAACTCCGGATGGCTTGCTGCAGCAAGGTGGGATTAACATAGGGACAATTATTAACTCATTGCTGCCTTTGGTGTTTTGGTTTGCCGGAATTTTGTTATTTGTTTATCTTATTTATGGAGGGTACAAGATGCTTACCTCGATGGGAGATGAAGGAGCTATAGAAGAAGCAAAAGGCACGATTACCAATGCAATTCTGGGGATAGCTATTGTATTTGTGGCATACTTTGTAGCCCAATGGATGGCGAGTGTTTTTGGAATCAACGACCTGTTTGGTTAAAAAAGGTGGTTTTGGGTTAAGCGTGCTCCCTTTGCTGGTTTGTTGATGATAACTCTTTTTACTTCAGGTAGTTGCTTGAGTTTGTTGACAAGTATTTTTGTATTCTTTTCCTGACAAATAATGTGAACATCCTGTCCGGTATTAATTGTGAAATAAGTTTCCAGTCCCTTGTTTCGCCAACTCTTAACCGCTTTCATTACGATAAGAGTTCCATTCTGCCAGTAAATCAGCGATGGCCAAGAGGTTAACATTATTGCGTGCAATTCTAATGCTTCCACCTCTAACAATTTTCCAAAAGCCGTAAAATCTTTTGTTTTAATATACTGGATGGCTTTTTTTATTTTATTATCTATATTTTTTAATCGTGTATCCATAAAGAGGCTTGAGCCTGAAATTGTTTGGCCCTCACTGGTAGAGATGTCTTTTTTACTGGAACTTACAAGTGCTACAACGTCAACAATGTTCCAGTGATTGGCATTAAAAATTGTTTTGGCAAAAGACGTTTCGCTCGTATCACCAT
The window above is part of the Candidatus Roizmanbacteria bacterium CG_4_9_14_0_2_um_filter_38_17 genome. Proteins encoded here:
- the mvaD gene encoding diphosphomevalonate decarboxylase — encoded protein: MKATAIAPSNIAFIKYWGRKDENLRLPENGSIAMNLSNLTTTTTIEFSQKYTKDEIIINGKTIKDESARAITQLDRVRTLAQINTHAKVISINNFSSSTGLSSSASGFAALTVASAKSAGLNLSEKELSILARQGSGSACRSIPDGFVQWMNGDTSETSFAKTIFNANHWNIVDVVALVSSSKKDISTSEGQTISGSSLFMDTRLKNIDNKIKKAIQYIKTKDFTAFGKLLEVEALELHAIMLTSWPSLIYWQNGTLIVMKAVKSWRNKGLETYFTINTGQDVHIICQEKNTKILVNKLKQLPEVKRVIINKPAKGARLTQNHLF